The Mus caroli unplaced genomic scaffold, CAROLI_EIJ_v1.1 scaffold_26039_1, whole genome shotgun sequence genomic sequence aaggaagcaCTGAACACACAGAGCAACATCAGGATGGTAGCCTCAAAGATAGAGGAACATCAAAGGGAACTTTAAGGTTACAGCCTTTCCTGGTTACCATCAATGAGTGCCTTCTCTCAGTGGGGACCCCGCTCTGCCCTATAAATGCAGGCTGGGTTCTCCCTCTCCACACATTGGGCCCCTGTTCACCAATCATCCAGGTGACTGGCAGCCATGAAGAAACTTGTCCTCCTCTCTGCCCTTGTCCTGCTGGCCTTCCAGGTCCAGGCTGATTCTATCGAAAACACAGATGAAGAGACTAAAACTGAGGAACAGGCAGGAGAAGAGAACCAGGCTGTGACTGTCTCCTTTGGAGACCCAGAAGGCTCTGCTCTTCAAGATGCAGGTGAGTCCTGGTACACAGTGTGAAGAAGGATTGGCGTCTCCTGATGGAGAGTTGGAGATGAGCCCTGGAATTCTTTAAAGGGCAGTCTGGTTCATATAGTTGTCTCTTCATCTGCTAAGATCTTACCTGTCTTATTTATAGAAGTAACAGTGagtgtaaaacattttaaaattttttatctaAAACTTTATCTGTcacaaaacactaaaatataGAACATGTGGATAAGTCCTCTTATACCTGattaataattttgttaaagaagaagaatctgttttgcttttaaaaattgacttaGGTTTCAAAACCCagcatatgtatgaatgttttgggTCTGGAAAGCACACACTGTCTGAAGAAATGTGGTGTGGGTGGCATTGCCTGTATGTGATCAACACTTGTGAAATGTTTCATGTCCATATGCTGGCTGTGATGTCACGAGTACAACAAACATACTCTCTACTTTGTACAATACATCTTCATGAAATTGATTACTAACACACTGCTTGCCTCCCTACTTAATACCTGATGCTTTGTTTGTGTCCTCAGCCATAAGAAGGGCTTGGCGGTGCCCACCATGCCCCAGTTGCCCGTCATGTCTATGGTGCCCAAGGTGCCCGAGGTGCAAATTCAATTCAAAATAAACCTGCACCTGGCACCAAAGATCCAAATAAACAGCATAAATTCTGCTGCAGCTGAACATGGAATCTGGGTCAAGAtaatccaggttctctggaacCTCACTATCTGTCAAGACCCTTGTGCTTAGCCttgatttctcttccttctccaatAAACTCCTTGCAGAAAAAATCAtctgtgtttatgtttctttgaGCCTTTCTATGTGGTTTAGACCGGACTCTTCTAGCCATACAGCAGAATCTTCAGTGAAACTTTTGTAAAAGAATTCTTGGTTCCATTTTAACA encodes the following:
- the LOC110288772 gene encoding alpha-defensin-related sequence 12-like, which produces MKKLVLLSALVLLAFQVQADSIENTDEETKTEEQAGEENQAVTVSFGDPEGSALQDAAIRRAWRCPPCPSCPSCLWCPRCPRCKFNSK